The genomic stretch tgCTAGAATCAATATAAGTATATACCTGCAGAGGATTCGAGAACATGATGAGCAGGATTTGATGATGAAGAAATTCCAAAGTTAAGAACAGGGTTAGGTACACCCATTCTACTACTTGATCCCACACTCATCATCATAGCAGAAGGTGCAATATTAATAGAGGGAACATCCATTGATGAAACCGCAACTTGAGTTAATGAAGCATCAGTCATTATAGCTTTGTCTTTTGATTTGTTCTTGTGTTGTTCATCATTAGTAGTAGTGGTGCTCCTCAATGCCTGTCCAAACTCATGTTCATCaacttcttcaaaatctttccCTGAAACCTTTGtcttagaagaagaacaagaaattgtTTCTTCATTTGGGTTTAATAGGTCTTCAAAGGAGAACACTGCCAATGGTACAGAACTATTGGGTATGTCATTGGTTGGTGATAAGATACCATCAATtccttcatcatcatcattattgttCTTTATTAATTCATCaatcatgtcatcaataaaGAAAGAGGAGGAAAAATAATCTTCTTCATGTCTCTCAATCTGAGGTGTGGCTGTAGCATTATTTGGGACATCAACCTGTGACTCATTGTGATCcttgaaaagaaaacaaaatgtgTTTTTAGAAACTATATATATGCACATGGGAAATGAATACAACTCAAGAAGCTactaactatttttttttttcaatcaatatAAGTTAaccttttaaaattattattttacattaaattttaaattgtaaaacttaaatcttaattttaaactctaaaaaaaattaagacttaaaaatattttataataaaaaaatgaccAATTAAAAGTTAATTCTCTTATATGCTTAttctttgaaaaaataaaaacaaatatttaattttgtacAAATTTATATGTAAATGTATGTCAAAAATGATTAAGTGTTGGTCAACTGTGTTGTTTAatgaaataatataattaaccAAAGTAgattctaataataataataataataataataataataataataataataaacccaaataataatatagaaaaacacTATAATCACTAATTAGTAATAGAAATTATGCTTATATTATAACAAAATATGTTTGATTTTCTTTctaccaaataaaaaaaaagcaaggtattaaatataaaataataatggtTACATAATATGTACCAGTCTTACAGCGCTAACAGTGTTTAAAGATGGCTCTCCAATAATCATTGTTGCAATAGCAGCCGAACTTTGCCATTCAGAAactgttaataaaaaataaaataaaataaaaagaagaaggaatcatTATATATAACAATTAGTATCGAATAAAATTGAGCTATAGTATATACAACaagtttctttttttctttttttaaagaaaatgatGTCACATGTATATAGAGCAATGTTAGAGGCTAGCAACTTTAGTATTTTGTAACCATTAATTGACCATCAATaatgtttttaatggtgtgagattacatCAAATGGTGAGAAATCACTCACTTTTTTTTTGACAGTTAAGTGCTGgccaaaaaatacaaaaattgcTGTCCCTGTACTTTTCCTATTATATATTCTACAAGTATAAATAATAACCTGGAAGATCAGTGGTTGAAACACTATTGGCATCAGGTGTAACATGGGTTATTGCTGCTACCGTTATTGGTTCTTGTACAATAAAATTAGTGATGTTTTTGCTTGTTGAACCCTGCAGAATTGAGTGTGCCTCTATGAAGTTTCTGGACAACAAAACACTTATCTCTCCACTTCTGCCTCCCAAGACATAAATCTCTCTCTCATCAACGTTGTTTGCCTACAATAAAAACGACcaaaacatattaaaattatatatttagaaAGATAAATTTTACAATAATGATCATAGTTATAGTAGCTACAatgaatatatattttgttcATACTTAAAAAATATTGCTAAAGTTGGATAACTACCTTAACTGTAATAGTAATAATCAGCATAGCATGCACCATCTACAAATCAAATAGTACACAAATAACAAACTAAAAATGGCAAGTCTATGATTTGAAATAACAAACAAATAGTTTAGTTTATGTGGTTAAATTAAATATCTTCTGATTCTGACGAGCTCATATATATAATCTTCCTATTTAAGTTTTATAGGTTATTCCCCTAAAGCAAGATTTGTCaccattttttttttagattatgTATGTGTTACTAATTACAATCTCTCGTTTTCTCTTTTTAGTTCCTTGTTCTATAATTCTATTATTCATTCAAGTATGAAACTCATCATCTATGGAAACAATTTCAATTTGACCATACTTTTTTAAGCTTATATTTATTTTCACTCTTTGTCCCTATGTAGTGTAATAAAATTGACTATCTTCAATGTTTAAAAACTTGATAAAATCCATAGTATTAGATATCTTGGGACTAAAgttatattattaattagatGCTATACAATCTCTTGGAAGAGGGTAAAAAgggaataaaatatatatagaaataaatATTAGCATTATGTATGTTACCTTATTAAAAATGGCTCTGAAAATTGGATGCACAGTTGGTGTTATCACTGAAAAAGATATATTAAGCTgcaagtaatatataatatgagCATAATCAGTATATAAGAGAGTAATACaataatctaattaatttggaaaaataagagagagttgaaagatattattatatataccATGGCAAATATTTGCATGACATCAAAAATATCACCGTTTATGGTCTCAATTGAGCCAAGAAATTGGCCATCTTCTATCACTGGCAAAGTAATTAGGGTTTTAGTTGGATTAGGTTCACACAGTGCCACCAGGACACAATGCTTCTTCTGATCATTATGTTTAGGATCTCTGATAAACATCTGTTCGATTTGGCCACAATAATTGAAATAAGTTAATTATTACTTATACATATATGCATTAAGAATAACATATTTAATCATAAAGAatatatatagaatatatatatagttattattttaCCATTTAAGAGAGTTGCGTCAAATCTGAACATTTTTAACTTACCATTATTATTAAATCGagttattataataataatatctcatataaaattttttatatatatattaattaatttgttcaaaattaaatgatattttatttagttGGTGTACCATGATAGCTTCTATGAGTCCTTGGGTCATGAGTAACTTGTCGGAGCCATCACCAGTCAACTCAAAAAATGGTAAAGTGCCCAGAAAGGTTTCCATATCTTTTGTCCAATCAAGGAATTTGATATGATCAGATCCTATGAAGAACGCATATAATAGTTAGAACTAGATttagaaattgaaattttaCTACTCACAGTGCAAAATAATCACGTGTTTTAAAAATGCCAACGAATATATATAAAAACCATACCATGAGTATTCTTTGATTTGTTGGCAGTGTAAATAACTAACCCCACTTCATGAACTGTGTTGTTTTCCTGTTTTAATTTAGAAAGAAGAAAGTAAAGTAATatatagagaaaaagaaaagaaaaaataacactaaaaataatttttaataaatgaaGAACAAGTGTTATTACCTGTTCTTGACTGTTATCACAAAAATTCCTGTTATAACAAGGATCAAAGTTATTATACGCACAGTAGGAAAATGAATTTTAAGACATTCATATTTCAatcttgaaacaaaatttgataCTGATGATATCTTTCAGTTTTTAAATTACACTAAACATGTTTAAAGATTAGGTTCAATATATAGTAAACAAGTAATcttagtaaataaaaaaaattggtttattATTTCTTGGagttgttaattaattaatagcAAAATTGAGATAGTTCATTTGCCATATTTAGCTTATTCTCTCTTTCAATCAAAGCTAAATcacacattttttttttataaaatcaacaacaaaataaaaataaaaatccttcAACCAAATCATTCATCCAtccaagcaaaaaaaaaaaaatataacacaGATCAaagtttttctattatttcggccaaattattttatattatattataccCATTTGAAAACGATaggtaataattttttaacaaaagtaACAATTGGTTTAGTGCTTGAAAAAAGAGTGAATTGAAGGACGAATTAGAAGATATCTCCTATATATTACATCtgaaaaacatattttttttgtatgtataaataaattatttatgtgTTGGttactatatatgtatatgaaTTTGATG from Arachis stenosperma cultivar V10309 chromosome 9, arast.V10309.gnm1.PFL2, whole genome shotgun sequence encodes the following:
- the LOC130949062 gene encoding uncharacterized protein LOC130949062 encodes the protein MTINQNQKRLIIVVDGNAMLVQYWPTIISEYLEKIVRNFCDNSQEQENNTVHEVGLVIYTANKSKNTHGSDHIKFLDWTKDMETFLGTLPFFELTGDGSDKLLMTQGLIEAIMMFIRDPKHNDQKKHCVLVALCEPNPTKTLITLPVIEDGQFLGSIETINGDIFDVMQIFAMLNISFSVITPTVHPIFRAIFNKMVHAMLIITITVKANNVDEREIYVLGGRSGEISVLLSRNFIEAHSILQGSTSKNITNFIVQEPITVAAITHVTPDANSVSTTDLPVSEWQSSAAIATMIIGEPSLNTVSAVRLDHNESQVDVPNNATATPQIERHEEDYFSSSFFIDDMIDELIKNNNDDDEGIDGILSPTNDIPNSSVPLAVFSFEDLLNPNEETISCSSSKTKVSGKDFEEVDEHEFGQALRSTTTTNDEQHKNKSKDKAIMTDASLTQVAVSSMDVPSINIAPSAMMMSVGSSSRMGVPNPVLNFGISSSSNPAHHVLESSAVAETSEAREQAELHDTSGGMLIPGIEAMFGINKNHSFTEPLVNQYLSSSSSSSPYYSLFPNSSSLGSSRTMHQLEQYPSSSSAIAPPIIHMGHTSLLQFQDPYPSSSSAAALNPDYHFLGAANNNNATIIMGGNDSSPSMLFPFEPSPSLASEYGGEGPHSIGYFTQLLRKQQQQATQAYYNNQHRRHMHAGPTTYHLPYSSSKDFNQLTVQWKTKIFISNYIPQRNIEYTKRVLKLKSDSVFFHVSEYNNLDLYSLLIGRKMYAKIDLPSQILMISPTDNVLLYEGIVFPGNWDFQ